The Kluyveromyces marxianus DMKU3-1042 DNA, complete genome, chromosome 6 genome window below encodes:
- the PEX21 gene encoding Pex21p has product MSVCQTNPLNTLVSKSSGYRFGAPQDLQPGQSRQDGRVSQLDRQFAGFTQDSMAAGAAAAVGAPSVVPVGSRAGAPGPGLQSQGQGHAGGPDAAWIDQFAKMQVRDRAAFSDEYKRMYSQYESRGISRDPLAQASRFANLNTSGSNNMNMSVSMAVPRPLAAAATARQLDEQLEDQLDEQLDEQLEAQFAEIERQEQQQQQQQQQQQQQEQQQQQLALDQDQLQLKEAAQSIYTTLSSNSTPNNAKFSNSKFLGLMRNISDGVVTIKKDREQDKYTELYSPSTGETFGEEYFPIQDDVTSDPLHSIDDLSNMSSSEAAAHVFRDAV; this is encoded by the coding sequence ATGTCAGTTTGTCAGACTAACCCGTTGAACACTCTAGTATCCAAGTCGTCAGGGTACCGGTTTGGCGCCCCACAGGACCTCCAGCCCGGCCAGAGTCGCCAGGATGGCCGCGTTTCGCAGTTGGACAGACAGTTTGCCGGTTTTACACAGGACTCGATGGCTgctggagcagcagcagcagttggAGCGCCTTCAGTAGTGCCTGTTGGATCTCGAGCCGGGGCCCCAGGGCCGGGGCTGCAAAGCCAGGGTCAGGGCCACGCTGGTGGGCCCGATGCCGCCTGGATCGACCAGTTCGCCAAGATGCAGGTCCGCGACAGGGCCGCATTCTCAGATGAGTACAAGCGGATGTACTCGCAATACGAGTCACGTGgtatatcacgtgacccaCTGGCCCAGGCGTCCCGGTTCGCAAACCTTAACACCAGCGGCAGCAACAACATGAACATGAGCGTATCCATGGCGGTCCCCAGACCGCTAGCAGCAGCTGCTACCGCCCGCCAGTTGGACGAACAGCTCGAAGACCAGCTCGACGAACAGCTCGACGAACAGCTCGAGGCACAGTTCGCAGAAATAGAAAGACAagaacagcagcaacagcagcagcaacagcagcagcaacaacaagaacagcaacaacaacagctcGCCCTCGACCAGGACCAGCTCCAGCTCAAAGAAGCCGCTCAGTCCATTTACACAACCCTCTCCTCGAACTCAACGCCCAACAACGCAAAATTCTCAAACTCAAAGTTCCTAGGACTAATGAGAAACATCAGCGACGGTGTCGTCACCATCAAAAAGGACCGCGAACAGGATAAATATACGGAATTATATTCTCCTTCCACCGGCGAAACCTTTGGCGAAGAATACTTCCCGATCCAGGACGACGTCACAAGCGATCCTCTACATTCGATAGACGATTTATCCAACATGAGCTCCTCCGAGGCAGCCGCACATGTGTTCCGCGATGCAGTGTGA
- the MRS4 gene encoding mitochondrial RNA-splicing protein MRS4, whose product MSSSQPAALGAPEVPEVQEIEIDYEALPDTAPLSYQLLAGAFAGIMEHSIMFPIDALKTRMQAVSEMKAAAASSGSAAAASAAVRGSSVARADTILQQISRISSTEGSLALWRGVQSMVMGAGPAHAVYFATYEFCKENLIDAKDINTHQPLKTAMSGVAATVAADALMNPFDTIKQRLQLQSKSKDSSMWRMAANIYRNEGAKAFFYSYPTTLAMNIPFAALNFVIYESSTKFFNPTNAYNPWIHCLCGGIAGATCAAVTTPLDCIKTVLQVRGSDSVHIQSFKNADTFKKAATAIWQTYGWRGFWRGLQPRVISNIPATAISWTSYEFAKHLLFDKHEPSLQNL is encoded by the coding sequence ATGTCTAGCTCGCAGCCAGCTGCACTAGGAGCTCCTGAAGTACCTGAAGTCCAGGAGATTGAAATAGACTATGAAGCTCTGCCAGATACAGCTCCTCTCTCGTACCAATTGCTTGCTGGTGCGTTTGCCGGGATCATGGAACACTCGATAATGTTTCCAATCGATGCGTTGAAGACGAGAATGCAGGCAGTATCGGAGATGAAGGCGGCCGCAGCTTCCTCTGGGTCAGCAGCGGcagcatcagcagcagTACGTGGCTCGAGCGTCGCACGCGCAGATACCATTTTGCAGCAGATATCGAGGATATCGTCGACAGAAGGATCTCTCGCGCTATGGAGAGGTGTGCAATCGATGGTGATGGGCGCAGGTCCAGCACACGCGGTATACTTTGCGACATACGAGTTTTGCAAAGAGAACTTGATCGATGCGAAGGATATCAACACACACCAGCCCCTAAAAACGGCAATGAGCGGTGTCGCGGCCACGGTAGCTGCGGACGCATTGATGAACCCGTTCGACACAATTAAACAGAGACTCCAGCTACAGTCAAAGAGCAAGGACTCGTCGATGTGGAGAATGGCAGCTAACATCTACAGAAACGAGGGTGCCAAGGCATTTTTCTACAGTTATCCAACTACGTTGGCCATGAACATCCCGTTCGCCGCATTGAACTTTGTCATTTACGAGTCCAGCACAAAATTCTTCAACCCAACTAATGCATATAACCCTTGGATCCACTGCCTCTGCGGTGGTATAGCGGGTGCCACTTGTGCTGCAGTCACTACACCTTTGGACTGCATCAAAACAGTGTTGCAGGTCAGGGGAAGCGATTCGGTCCATATCCAGTCGTTTAAGAACGCAGACACCTTCAAAAAGGCAGCTACTGCCATATGGCAGACGTACGGCTGGAGAGGATTCTGGAGAGGCCTACAGCCAAGAGTCATCTCCAACATCCCTGCCACCGCCATCTCGTGGACCTCTTACGAGTTTGCAAAGCATTTATTGTTCGATAAACATGAACCTTCATTACAAAACTTATAA
- the TDA11 gene encoding Tda11p encodes MMDRDAVEEFIETQDKANGLDTKVKMEASSDGGSMRSSKGIQLQVTPTKVNPSRSESHPLKEDAVISAGEREEKSKENRIRRSNTWKRRSLITPLMSPEQKQQQQQLQFQQLQQHQQQQSGKNGDMSWTPLGRNRRNTGECSDGQQSVRSSIGSINSAMLEKVDTDLALTLPFETSGQEVSGQETSNLNANNNSNNINNQGQGQGQGHGLDLNSNQSQSQNNISTGNRSPSNAEDVDALLQSLANKELEILERTRKMHDLFRQIKAEDRMIQQTAAELQQLKKKVSELVGTGHQYEKNYSMSRGNSTSSGNSGIAANQSKKPASLWSKSVSLLSQFDQMIQGTMETKLRMMDAESGEQSETTSEASEVSGPGSGPGSGPGSGPKKREQESAVAPTSSIWSLVNEFKQGLGLVGIEEEEEADGTPTTASTTTDADSGSKHGQHVTGDVEMHAL; translated from the coding sequence ATGATGGATCGAGACGCAGTGGAAGAATTCATTGAGACTCAGGATAAGGCTAATGGGTTGGACACAAAGGTGAAAATGGAGGCTTCGAGCGATGGGGGTAGTATGAGGAGTAGTAAGGGGATACAGTTACAAGTGACACCGACTAAGGTGAATCCATCGCGATCAGAGTCGCATCCATTGAAGGAAGATGCGGTGATAAGTGCTGGcgagagagaagagaagagtaAGGAGAATCGGATCCGGAGGAGTAATACGTGGAAACGGCGGTCTTTGATAACTCCATTAATGTCTCCTGAGCAgaagcaacagcaacagcaattGCAGTTTCAACAATTGCAGcagcatcagcagcagcaaagTGGGAAAAATGGTGATATGTCGTGGACACCGCTGGGCAGAAACCGGAGGAATACTGGGGAATGCAGCGATGGGCAGCAATCGGTTAGATCCAGCATTGGAAGCATCAATTCTGCGATGTTAGAGAAAGTAGACACGGACTTGGCTTTAACTTTGCCGTTTGAGACTTCGGGCCAAGAGGTTTCGGGCCAGGAGACATCCAATTTGAACgcaaataataatagtaataatatcaataacCAAGGTCAAGGtcaaggccaaggccatGGCCTTGATTTGAATTCGAACCAATCGCAAAGCCAAAACAATATTTCTACTGGGAACCGGTCTCCCAGCAACGCAGAAGATGTAGATGCATTACTTCAATCGCTAGCGAATAAAGAACTGGAGATATTGGAGAGGACAAGAAAGATGCACGATCTTTTCAGGCAGATTAAGGCCGAGGATCGAATGATACAGCAAACAGCGGCTGAATTAcaacaattgaagaagaaggttaGCGAGCTAGTCGGCACAGGACATCAGTACGAGAAGAATTATAGCATGAGCAGAGGAAATTCCACGTCCTCGGGGAATAGCGGCATTGCAGCGAACCAAAGCAAGAAACCAGCGTCCTTATGGTCGAAATCTGTGTCGCTTCTCAGTCAGTTTGACCAAATGATCCAGGGCACGATGGAAACGAAATTGCGTATGATGGATGCGGAGTCCGGGGAGCAAAGCGAGACGACTAGCGAGGCGAGCGAAGTCTCTGGCCCAGGATCAGGCCCAGGATCAGGCCCAGGATCAGGCCCAAAGAAACGCGAGCAAGAAAGTGCCGTTGCCCCAACGAGCTCTATATGGTCGCTTGTGAACGAGTTCAAGCAGGGGCTTGGATTGGTAggcattgaagaagaggaagaagcgGATGGCACGCCTACCACGGCAAGCACTACTACAGATGCGGATTCTGGTAGTAAACACGGCCAGCATGTCACGGGCGATGTCGAGATGCATGCCTTGTGA